The proteins below are encoded in one region of Salvelinus namaycush isolate Seneca chromosome 39, SaNama_1.0, whole genome shotgun sequence:
- the LOC120033050 gene encoding CMRF35-like molecule 1, whose product MKCYHRNRLVQTEGSKHYFEKQRYIIEDLRNGVFYVTIKNLMKSDSGTYWCGVERYGPDTYQEVHLTVTDAHPKPSTVTSRPHVCTTSSNLSATLSNISTTLPNLSATLSNISTTFLASGEISGPPSSGAGTSVVIMVSVSLVVLLLVISLIIVYRWKYNKATGSVSSTHRVSPDTGNNEGGCGGGDYEEIKERPLRSDSGAATTDI is encoded by the exons ATGAAATGTTACCATAGAAATCGTCTTGTTCAAACTGAGGGCAGCAAGCATTATTTTGAGAAACAGAGATACATCATAGAAGACTTAAGGAATGGAGTCTTCTATGTGACCATCAAGAACCTGATGAAGTCAGACTCTGGTACCTACTGGTGTGGAGTGGAGAGATATGGCCCAGACACATACCAAGAGGTGCATCTCACAGTTACAGATG CTCATCCTAAACCATCAACTGTCACCTCCAGACCTCATGTCTGCACAACATCCTCTAACCTCTCTGCAACATTATCTAACATCTCCACAACCCTCCCAAACCTCTCTGCAACATTATCTAACATCTCTACAACATTTCTGGCATCTGGAGAAATCAGTGGTCCTCCTTCGTCTGGAGCAG gtaccTCAGTGGTCATCATGGTGTCTGTTAGTCTGGTAGTGTTACTGCTGGTGATCAGCCTGATCATAGTCTACAGATGGAAATACAACAAGGCCACAG GATCTGTCTCTtcaacacacagagtgagtccagacacaggaaacaacgaAGGG ggTTGTGGAGGTGGTGACTATGAAGAGATAAAGGAGCGCCCCCTAAGGTCAGACTCAGGCGCTGCGACCACCGACATCTAG